TATCAACTAGTTTTGTCAGGTGAGAAGGAGTAATCAATCAATCGGCGAAATTACATGACAAAGGAAAGGCAAAGAAGGGGGCGTTTTAAATATGGCGATGGTTCAGAAGGAAGATGTTATGAAAAAAATGGATCAAATGTTAAGTTCTCTCGATTTGCTGGAAATGAATATTGGGATTAGAATGAATCATGCATTAAAGGGTAAAGGTGAAAAAATATGTAATAAGATAGAAATAACAGAAATGCATATAGAACATATGGAAAATAAATTAGTGCATCACGAAGAAAAAGGGAGCTGGGTAAAGACATTTCAAAACGTCGTAGTGAGTGCATAATAAGGTGGGAACAAAATGGGATATGAAGCATTAATCCAGTCCTCGGAGAAGTTAATGCAGTATAATGATGAAGCGAATGTGAAAAAAAGAGAAATGGCTGAATATGATTTTTATAAGGATATGAAGCCATTTGTTGATATTGTAGATGCGGAGTTAGAGATGTGGAAAGAATTAGCTTATAGGTGGATAAAGGAAGAA
This Bacillus mycoides DNA region includes the following protein-coding sequences:
- a CDS encoding YppE family protein; translated protein: MGYEALIQSSEKLMQYNDEANVKKREMAEYDFYKDMKPFVDIVDAELEMWKELAYRWIKEERPKYIHVQQIDQVYDNLQTNVLQCFVNKGKGKRFFETHQAISYTLQNIVDQCK